A genomic window from Triticum urartu cultivar G1812 chromosome 7, Tu2.1, whole genome shotgun sequence includes:
- the LOC125518785 gene encoding uncharacterized protein LOC125518785 isoform X2 has protein sequence MSSTPSSTSTAGTPTPRSGFGRSTPRARSSTPCSATSSPPAWGPTVALARASDGAVDWSRPDAPAVEEVVGPDGVDFVTGDGDLAFGSGVRVRDMVGPFELVVCDGAGRGRAELQLPSMQWSTLDAINSGVCLCVCDAMTYE, from the exons ATGTCGTCGACGCCATCGTCGACAAGTACGGCTGGGACCCCGACGCCGAGGTCCGGGTTTGGCCGCTCGACGCCGAGGGCGCGCTCGTCGACGCCGTGTAGTGCTACGAGTTCCCCGCCCGCGTGGGGCCCCACGGTCGCGCTGGCGCGGGCCTCCGACGGGGCCGTCGACTGGAGCCGCCCCGACGCCCCCGCGGTGGAGGAGGTGGTCGGGCCCGATGGGGTCGACTTTGTGACCGGCGATGGCGACCTGGCGTTCGGCTCCGGCGTTAGGGTCCGTGACATGGTAGGGCCGTTCGAGCTGGTGGTCTGCGATGGCGCTGGCAGGGGCCGCGCAGAGCTCCAGTTGCCGTCG ATGCAATGGAGTACACTTGATGCGATCAATTCtggtgtgtgtttgtgtgtgtgtgatgcAATGACGTATGAATAA
- the LOC125518785 gene encoding uncharacterized protein LOC125518785 isoform X3 produces MSSTPSSTSTAGTPTPRSGFGRSTPRARSSTPCSATSSPPAWGPTVALARASDGAVDWSRPDAPAVEEVVGPDGVDFVTGDGDLAFGSGVRVRDMVGPFELVVCDGAGRGRAELQLPSFRKLRHTWSASVSSYLL; encoded by the exons ATGTCGTCGACGCCATCGTCGACAAGTACGGCTGGGACCCCGACGCCGAGGTCCGGGTTTGGCCGCTCGACGCCGAGGGCGCGCTCGTCGACGCCGTGTAGTGCTACGAGTTCCCCGCCCGCGTGGGGCCCCACGGTCGCGCTGGCGCGGGCCTCCGACGGGGCCGTCGACTGGAGCCGCCCCGACGCCCCCGCGGTGGAGGAGGTGGTCGGGCCCGATGGGGTCGACTTTGTGACCGGCGATGGCGACCTGGCGTTCGGCTCCGGCGTTAGGGTCCGTGACATGGTAGGGCCGTTCGAGCTGGTGGTCTGCGATGGCGCTGGCAGGGGCCGCGCAGAGCTCCAGTTGCCGTCG TTCCGCAAGCTGCGGCACACATGgtctgcctccgtgtcgtcctaCCTGCTTTAG
- the LOC125518785 gene encoding uncharacterized protein LOC125518785 isoform X1, with product MSSTPSSTSTAGTPTPRSGFGRSTPRARSSTPCSATSSPPAWGPTVALARASDGAVDWSRPDAPAVEEVVGPDGVDFVTGDGDLAFGSGVRVRDMVGPFELVVCDGAGRGRAELQLPSCLHHRRMHVPAVHASITCKLKRHERTKQKFCVDDSCIWQWHTRWLMKPLGRKDLSLPC from the exons ATGTCGTCGACGCCATCGTCGACAAGTACGGCTGGGACCCCGACGCCGAGGTCCGGGTTTGGCCGCTCGACGCCGAGGGCGCGCTCGTCGACGCCGTGTAGTGCTACGAGTTCCCCGCCCGCGTGGGGCCCCACGGTCGCGCTGGCGCGGGCCTCCGACGGGGCCGTCGACTGGAGCCGCCCCGACGCCCCCGCGGTGGAGGAGGTGGTCGGGCCCGATGGGGTCGACTTTGTGACCGGCGATGGCGACCTGGCGTTCGGCTCCGGCGTTAGGGTCCGTGACATGGTAGGGCCGTTCGAGCTGGTGGTCTGCGATGGCGCTGGCAGGGGCCGCGCAGAGCTCCAGTTGCCGTCG TGTCTGCACCACCGCCGAATGCATGTTCCGGCAGTCCACGCATCGATCACTTGCAAATTAAAAAGGCATGAACGCACTAAACAGAAATTCTGTGTAGATGATTCTTGTATATGGCAGTGGCACACGCGCTGGTTGATGAAGCCGCTGGGCCGGAAGGACCTCTCATTGCCATGCTAA